One part of the Acetoanaerobium sticklandii genome encodes these proteins:
- a CDS encoding aspartate kinase — translation MSEIIVAKFGGSSLADSNQFKKVKDIVFSNKKRKYIVPSAPGKRYKDDEKITDLLFQCYNSIENKEKFIETFKIIEDRYIQICNELELDLDISSYCEEIKNTVYQNKSLDYIVSRGEYLNAIVLAGYLGFKFVDAAEVIVFLEDGKLNFDETQSRLYKMSLDYDYAVIPGFYGATDKGIVKVFSRGGSDFSGSLVANGVNASLYENWTDVSGFLKADPRIVDHPRHIEKITYKELRELSYMGASVLHEDAVFPVKKSKIPIQIRNTNNPMDEGTLILSDFESPKYPKTITGIAGKKDFTVIAIEKMLMNEEKGFLRKLLSIIEDNDISVEHIPSGIDSVSLIISDEELRNKLDKVIEEIRIKLSPDSVEVYPNMALMAVVGKGMIRTRGISARLFTALKEQQINVRMISQGSSEINIIIGIENEDFESAVNAVYYAFEQANI, via the coding sequence TTGAGTGAAATAATCGTAGCAAAATTTGGAGGAAGCTCACTAGCTGATTCTAATCAGTTTAAAAAAGTGAAGGATATAGTTTTTTCCAATAAAAAGAGAAAATATATTGTGCCTTCAGCACCAGGCAAAAGATATAAGGACGATGAAAAGATAACTGATTTGCTATTTCAATGCTATAATAGCATTGAAAATAAAGAGAAATTTATTGAGACATTCAAAATAATTGAAGATAGATATATACAAATATGTAATGAGCTTGAACTTGATTTAGATATATCAAGTTATTGTGAAGAAATTAAAAATACAGTCTATCAGAATAAGAGCCTTGATTACATAGTAAGTAGAGGAGAATATCTTAATGCAATTGTGTTAGCTGGATATTTAGGGTTTAAGTTTGTAGATGCAGCTGAAGTGATAGTTTTTCTTGAAGATGGCAAATTAAACTTTGATGAGACTCAGTCAAGGCTTTATAAAATGTCGCTAGACTATGATTATGCTGTTATTCCTGGATTTTATGGAGCTACTGATAAAGGGATTGTAAAAGTATTTTCAAGGGGGGGTTCTGACTTTTCGGGCTCACTAGTTGCAAATGGAGTTAACGCTTCTTTGTATGAAAATTGGACTGATGTATCTGGATTTTTAAAAGCAGATCCTAGAATAGTTGACCATCCAAGACATATCGAAAAAATAACATATAAAGAGCTTAGAGAGCTATCTTACATGGGAGCTTCTGTACTTCATGAAGATGCTGTGTTTCCAGTAAAAAAATCAAAAATTCCTATTCAGATAAGAAATACTAATAACCCTATGGATGAAGGAACTCTTATTCTAAGTGATTTTGAAAGCCCTAAATATCCTAAAACTATTACAGGAATAGCAGGGAAAAAAGATTTTACAGTTATAGCAATTGAAAAAATGCTTATGAATGAGGAAAAAGGATTTTTAAGAAAGCTATTATCAATAATTGAAGATAATGATATTTCAGTAGAACATATACCTTCAGGCATAGATTCTGTATCATTAATTATTAGTGATGAAGAGCTCAGAAATAAACTTGATAAGGTTATCGAGGAGATAAGGATTAAATTAAGCCCAGATTCTGTAGAGGTATATCCAAACATGGCATTAATGGCAGTAGTTGGTAAAGGCATGATAAGAACAAGAGGAATATCTGCTAGATTATTTACTGCCCTAAAAGAACAGCAAATTAACGTGAGAATGATATCG